In Chthonomonadales bacterium, one DNA window encodes the following:
- a CDS encoding DUF2079 domain-containing protein: MSVAGQSPAVAETRGPGTPCPEKAERRWRAVLYAGMAIYVVVFLRLTFGLYDRFGTESYDLAIFHQAAWLISRGHAPLVTVRGLHLLADHSSLILYALAPLYHLWDSPKVLLSVQTLALASGALPVYALAGRRVGSAPVAAAFGLAYLLFPAMQWTNAFEFHPETLATPLLLGAFCSQTTRRWNACFALLALALLTKVTVGLTVMAFGLYMLFVERRAGAGIVALGGVGLALSLAIVRHHHGGPSAFYALYGECGDSPSAFVWSLLRRPGAVASALTDPVGRSYLMEMLGPFGCLWLAAPEVLAVALPALLLNLLNGRMVMHTICYQYSALLTPWIVAAAVVGCGRIVRWSNQRARRRVLAILMVNLAVSSAFGTGHGPLLLPPGTLSPGLSRASAAETQQMLRLVPSDASVSASPALLAHLAGRRRAYLFPNPAVPAAWGPGAAAVRQIEEEGYPPYRAADLRRRFLCAPVDYIAVCPPTSHFPTPFGLSDSCLREALLSPAYGIVAVGRDTVLLRRGADHSAGLRLLTGRVRPDARAVRAAIGARLKAPTHPMSAVDLLR; encoded by the coding sequence ATGAGCGTCGCAGGCCAGAGCCCGGCGGTCGCGGAGACGCGGGGACCGGGCACCCCGTGCCCCGAGAAGGCAGAGCGCCGCTGGCGCGCAGTGCTCTACGCGGGAATGGCGATCTACGTCGTTGTGTTCCTGCGACTGACCTTCGGCCTCTACGATCGGTTCGGCACCGAGTCCTATGACCTGGCGATCTTCCACCAGGCCGCCTGGCTCATCAGCCGCGGGCACGCTCCGCTCGTCACCGTGCGCGGCCTGCACTTGCTGGCCGACCACTCCAGCCTGATCCTCTATGCCCTGGCGCCGCTCTACCACCTCTGGGACAGCCCGAAGGTCCTGTTGAGCGTTCAGACGCTCGCCCTCGCGAGCGGCGCTCTTCCCGTCTACGCGCTCGCCGGGCGGCGCGTCGGCTCGGCGCCGGTCGCGGCGGCGTTCGGCCTGGCGTATCTGCTGTTCCCGGCGATGCAGTGGACGAACGCCTTCGAGTTCCATCCGGAGACGCTGGCGACGCCGCTGCTGCTGGGCGCCTTCTGCTCCCAGACGACGCGTCGCTGGAACGCCTGCTTCGCCCTGCTCGCGCTGGCCCTGCTTACCAAGGTGACCGTGGGCCTGACCGTCATGGCGTTCGGCCTCTACATGCTGTTCGTGGAGCGGCGCGCGGGCGCCGGCATCGTGGCGCTCGGCGGCGTGGGCCTCGCGCTCTCGCTCGCCATCGTCCGCCACCACCACGGCGGGCCGTCGGCCTTCTACGCCCTCTACGGCGAATGTGGCGACAGCCCCTCCGCCTTTGTGTGGAGCCTGCTGCGCCGCCCCGGCGCCGTGGCGTCCGCGCTCACCGATCCGGTCGGCCGGAGCTACCTGATGGAGATGCTGGGTCCATTCGGCTGCCTCTGGCTGGCGGCGCCGGAGGTGCTGGCGGTCGCCCTGCCGGCCTTGCTGCTCAACCTGCTGAACGGCCGAATGGTGATGCATACCATCTGCTACCAGTACAGCGCGCTGCTGACACCCTGGATCGTGGCCGCCGCCGTAGTCGGGTGCGGGCGCATCGTTCGCTGGAGCAACCAGCGAGCGCGCCGCCGGGTGCTGGCGATCCTGATGGTCAACCTGGCCGTCTCGTCCGCTTTCGGCACGGGGCACGGGCCGTTGCTGCTCCCGCCGGGCACCCTTTCCCCTGGCCTGTCGCGTGCGAGCGCGGCGGAGACGCAGCAGATGCTGCGGCTCGTGCCGTCCGACGCCTCGGTCAGCGCCTCGCCGGCGCTGCTCGCCCACCTGGCGGGTCGGCGACGCGCCTACCTGTTCCCGAACCCCGCCGTGCCGGCGGCCTGGGGCCCGGGGGCGGCCGCCGTGCGCCAGATAGAAGAGGAGGGTTACCCGCCCTATCGCGCCGCCGATCTGCGACGGCGGTTCCTCTGCGCGCCGGTGGACTACATCGCAGTCTGCCCGCCGACCAGCCACTTCCCGACGCCCTTTGGCCTCTCGGACTCCTGTCTGCGAGAAGCGCTGCTCAGCCCGGCATACGGGATCGTCGCCGTCGGGCGCGACACGGTGCTGCTTCGGCGTGGCGCCGATCACTCGGCGGGCCTACGCCTGCTCACGGGGCGGGTTCGCCCGGACGCTCGTGCCGTTCGCGCGGCGATTGGGGCGCGCCTGAAGGCGCCGACGCACCCGATGTCTGCCGTCGACCTTCTCCGGTAG
- the rpoN gene encoding RNA polymerase factor sigma-54 has protein sequence MLQRDQRQVMAQRIDPKLIMANAILQQSAIELAQHIEEELAENPALDAIEQEPACRGACVPPESCPICDQRERRAAAEEARYDGAYEVDPYARSAREEGFDPLGNLEAEVTLQDHLGVLLRAALPETDCRIGEYLISNLDDNGYLVDAPEEIADELNVAVEDVCRVLATIQSLDPPGVGARNLRECMLIQLQFLRDDGQGNAMAERMVRGHFEDVVYRRHSKLARALGISSETAKATIEYMRDNLNPYPASQFRPPWAYRPSNHRSSIRPDVVIRRTDVGYEVEVLGSEPFLLGVNPTYREAYHRARASNGSLPTEEKRHIVEYVERAELFIKHINQRKKTLRQITRAIVDLQQGFLETGSRAYLRPLTRTRIAEQLGMHESTISRATAKKYVQLPNQEVVPFDLLFNASLSIKTAIEHLIAQEDPAHPLSDQQIVELLREQGTRVARRTVVKYREAQKILSSNRRRR, from the coding sequence TTGCTCCAGCGGGACCAGCGCCAGGTGATGGCGCAACGCATCGATCCGAAGCTGATCATGGCGAACGCCATCCTCCAGCAGAGCGCGATCGAGCTCGCACAGCACATCGAGGAGGAGTTGGCGGAGAACCCGGCGCTCGATGCCATCGAGCAGGAGCCGGCCTGCCGGGGAGCCTGTGTCCCGCCCGAATCGTGCCCCATCTGCGACCAACGTGAGCGACGCGCCGCAGCGGAAGAGGCCCGCTACGATGGCGCATACGAGGTCGACCCGTATGCTCGATCGGCACGCGAGGAGGGTTTCGACCCGCTCGGCAACCTGGAGGCCGAGGTGACGCTCCAGGATCACCTCGGCGTGCTGTTGCGAGCGGCGCTGCCGGAGACCGACTGCCGCATCGGCGAGTACCTGATCAGCAACCTCGACGACAATGGGTACCTGGTGGATGCGCCGGAGGAGATCGCCGACGAGCTCAACGTCGCGGTCGAGGACGTCTGCCGCGTCCTCGCGACCATCCAGTCGCTGGACCCGCCGGGAGTGGGCGCGCGCAACCTCCGCGAGTGCATGCTGATCCAGCTCCAGTTTCTGCGCGACGACGGTCAGGGCAACGCGATGGCCGAGCGCATGGTGCGCGGACACTTCGAGGACGTCGTTTACCGGAGGCACTCGAAGCTGGCCCGAGCCCTCGGCATCAGCTCGGAGACAGCGAAAGCGACGATCGAGTATATGCGAGACAATCTGAACCCCTATCCCGCCAGCCAGTTCCGGCCGCCCTGGGCCTACAGGCCCAGCAATCACAGGTCCTCCATTCGCCCGGACGTGGTCATCCGGCGAACCGACGTTGGCTACGAGGTCGAGGTGCTGGGCTCCGAACCCTTCCTGCTCGGCGTGAATCCAACCTACCGCGAGGCCTACCACAGAGCGCGGGCCAGCAATGGCTCGCTCCCGACCGAGGAGAAGCGGCACATCGTCGAGTACGTCGAGCGGGCCGAGCTCTTCATCAAACATATTAACCAGCGCAAGAAGACGCTGCGCCAGATCACTCGGGCCATCGTCGACCTGCAGCAGGGCTTCCTGGAGACCGGCTCGCGCGCCTACCTGCGCCCGCTGACGCGCACTCGCATCGCCGAGCAACTCGGCATGCACGAGAGCACGATCAGTCGTGCCACGGCCAAGAAGTACGTGCAGCTTCCGAACCAGGAGGTGGTTCCCTTCGATCTCCTCTTCAACGCCTCACTCTCGATCAAGACGGCCATCGAGCACCTGATCGCGCAGGAGGACCCGGCCCACCCGCTCTCCGACCAGCAGATCGTGGAGTTGCTGCGTGAGCAGGGAACCCGGGTCGCGCGCCGCACCGTTGTCAAGTATCGCGAGGCCCAGAAGATCCTCTCCTCCAACCGGCGACGGCGTTAG
- a CDS encoding ABC-2 family transporter protein, with protein MIAYWIGVYRASLRLAIAQMAQYRFSILIWAVWGFVGPLISLAVWDAAASGKAAIGRGGASFGRHDFAAYFLVYMVVSHLTMSWDAFEFAWRVRDGSLSPRLLKPLNPIHSDAATNIGFKLLTTAMLLPAWVALFALLQPTPPRSAAGLLLAVPAVALAGVMRYVFQYSLAIVAFWTTRVEAINQLYFSLDAFLAGRIAPIALMPGWLGLAAAYSPFRAMGAFPVELALGRLTPPEVALGFALQLVWLVAALGLFRVLWAAGVRQYSAVGA; from the coding sequence GTGATCGCCTATTGGATCGGCGTCTATCGCGCGAGCCTGCGACTGGCCATCGCGCAGATGGCGCAATACCGCTTCTCCATCCTGATCTGGGCGGTGTGGGGCTTCGTAGGACCGCTCATCTCGCTGGCCGTGTGGGACGCGGCCGCGAGCGGGAAGGCCGCCATCGGCCGCGGTGGCGCGTCGTTCGGCCGCCACGACTTCGCCGCCTACTTTCTGGTCTACATGGTGGTCAGCCACCTGACCATGTCGTGGGACGCCTTCGAGTTCGCGTGGCGCGTGCGTGACGGCAGCCTCTCGCCGCGGCTCCTCAAACCGCTCAATCCGATCCACTCCGACGCCGCCACGAACATCGGCTTCAAGCTTCTCACGACCGCTATGCTTCTGCCCGCCTGGGTCGCCCTATTCGCTCTCCTGCAGCCCACGCCACCGCGCTCGGCGGCTGGCCTTCTGCTCGCCGTGCCGGCCGTCGCGCTAGCGGGCGTGATGCGCTACGTCTTCCAGTATTCGCTTGCCATCGTCGCCTTCTGGACCACCCGAGTCGAGGCCATCAACCAGCTCTACTTCAGCCTCGACGCGTTCCTGGCCGGCCGCATCGCCCCGATCGCGCTGATGCCCGGCTGGCTCGGGCTGGCCGCCGCCTACTCCCCGTTTCGCGCGATGGGCGCGTTCCCCGTGGAGCTCGCCCTGGGACGCCTGACCCCGCCCGAGGTCGCGCTCGGCTTCGCGCTGCAGCTAGTGTGGCTCGTGGCTGCGCTCGGGCTGTTCCGCGTGCTCTGGGCGGCCGGAGTGCGGCAGTATTCGGCCGTCGGCGCCTGA
- a CDS encoding phage holin family protein, whose product MHWVWRWVASGLALAVVANLGIGVHYDTLQALIIATVVIGLVNALIRPILALLTLPLNCLTFGLFGFVLNALLFAAAGNAVPGFHVDSVLGAVLGPIIMGILAALLSGPVDSARGARHG is encoded by the coding sequence ATCCACTGGGTCTGGCGCTGGGTCGCCAGCGGCCTCGCTCTGGCCGTCGTGGCGAACCTGGGCATTGGCGTCCACTACGACACGCTGCAGGCGCTCATCATCGCCACCGTCGTCATCGGGTTGGTGAACGCGCTCATCCGACCGATCCTGGCGCTGCTCACCCTTCCGCTCAACTGCCTGACCTTCGGCCTCTTTGGCTTCGTGCTCAACGCCCTCCTCTTTGCCGCGGCCGGCAACGCCGTGCCCGGCTTTCATGTCGACAGCGTGCTGGGCGCGGTGCTCGGCCCGATCATCATGGGCATCCTCGCGGCGCTCCTGAGCGGCCCCGTCGACTCGGCGCGCGGTGCCCGGCATGGCTAA
- a CDS encoding CapA family protein: MRRIGSFLGPAALLAAGPCWCAPVRVVAVGDICLSGSVARRMAAAGQGCPFAAVAPTLRGADIALGNLECALAAGGQPLPKRFRFRGSPGAAAALRAAGFDALSLANNHSLDFGREGLRETLAAVRAQGMLALGADETLAGAHRLRVVRVRGVRVGLLAYLGMFPAPLAGSRRAPSVAMADLGPLGHHVRAARKRVNMLIVSMHAGVERARTPSARQRAVARAAIDAGADVVIGHHPHVVQPLEYCRGRPIFYSLGNFVFPPSPTFLREAGRGWSAMAVLDLEPGRPARARLASLRIVGVQPRLLAAPRRAGGATAPRPEVGPVWAPRAGALTAHAASVRSCSSSGVGEGPAPTGERGLPRADRGRPVPEPSRAAGRSARS; the protein is encoded by the coding sequence GTGCGAAGGATCGGTAGCTTCCTTGGGCCGGCCGCGCTCCTCGCGGCCGGCCCGTGCTGGTGCGCGCCGGTGCGCGTAGTTGCCGTGGGCGACATCTGCCTGTCCGGCAGCGTCGCCCGCCGCATGGCCGCGGCGGGGCAGGGCTGCCCGTTCGCCGCGGTCGCTCCCACGCTCCGCGGCGCCGACATCGCGCTCGGCAACCTGGAGTGCGCGCTCGCCGCGGGCGGCCAGCCCCTCCCGAAGCGGTTCCGCTTCCGGGGGAGCCCGGGCGCGGCCGCCGCGCTGCGGGCCGCGGGCTTCGACGCGCTCTCACTCGCCAACAACCACTCGCTTGACTTCGGCCGCGAGGGTCTGCGCGAGACGCTCGCCGCCGTGCGCGCGCAGGGCATGCTTGCGCTCGGCGCCGACGAGACGCTAGCCGGCGCGCACCGCCTGCGCGTGGTGAGGGTGCGCGGAGTGCGCGTCGGCCTCCTTGCCTACCTCGGCATGTTCCCCGCTCCGCTCGCCGGCTCCCGTCGCGCGCCATCGGTGGCGATGGCCGATCTCGGCCCGCTCGGCCATCACGTGCGGGCCGCGCGCAAGCGGGTCAACATGCTGATCGTGTCGATGCACGCCGGCGTGGAGCGCGCCCGGACGCCGTCGGCGCGGCAGCGCGCCGTCGCTCGCGCCGCCATCGACGCCGGCGCGGACGTCGTGATCGGTCACCATCCGCACGTCGTGCAGCCCCTCGAGTACTGTCGGGGCCGCCCCATCTTCTACAGCCTCGGCAACTTCGTGTTCCCGCCGTCACCGACCTTCCTACGAGAGGCCGGGCGGGGCTGGAGCGCGATGGCTGTCCTTGACCTGGAGCCCGGCCGCCCTGCCCGGGCGCGCCTGGCGTCGCTGCGGATCGTGGGTGTGCAGCCGCGGCTGCTGGCCGCGCCGCGGCGCGCGGGAGGCGCGACAGCGCCCCGGCCCGAGGTTGGCCCTGTGTGGGCTCCGCGAGCCGGGGCGCTCACGGCGCACGCGGCGAGCGTCCGGTCTTGCAGTTCATCCGGCGTCGGCGAAGGGCCAGCGCCGACAGGGGAACGAGGGCTCCCGCGAGCAGACCGAGGTCGCCCGGTTCCGGAACCGAGCCGGGCGGCGGGCCGATCAGCACGTTCGTGA
- a CDS encoding YvcK family protein, translated as MAVSPPAGAFAGTARRSVSPLKWLRPGMRLKRWLLLAAAGVSVALVGVALVGRGRPMDALSLANRAVRWADVHWPGLLSAQATATWGGLVLAAVGVAVVVFSVGHLLRSIAAAITPGGTPGEFVDAALRARILSQGPRMVVLGGGTGLSTMLRGLKQYSSNIVAVVTVTDDGGSSGKLQRQLNILPPGDIRNCLVALADSEGTMTELFQHRFRGESRAEGLRDHAFGNLLIAALCDISGGDFEEAVRRTSTVLNIRGQVLPSTLSHVRLCADMEDGSVVEGETSIADSPLRVRRISLSDPEAEALTEVTSAILDADVVVIGPGSVYTSVIPNLLVRGIPEALNRSRARKVYICNVMTQPGETNNFAASDHVKAIEAHVRRPVVDYVIANTAVPSLELLDKYRRSGAVLVEPDCDRIRAMGYRPIPGSYISQTDVVRHDPGRLAEAIMRLLV; from the coding sequence ATGGCGGTGTCGCCGCCGGCCGGGGCATTCGCCGGGACGGCGCGGCGCTCCGTTTCGCCGCTGAAGTGGCTGCGCCCGGGGATGCGGCTGAAGCGCTGGCTTTTGCTGGCGGCCGCGGGAGTGTCGGTCGCTCTGGTGGGCGTGGCGCTGGTGGGGCGCGGGCGGCCGATGGATGCGCTCTCGCTCGCCAACCGCGCGGTGCGCTGGGCCGATGTGCACTGGCCGGGGTTGCTCAGCGCGCAGGCCACCGCCACCTGGGGCGGGCTCGTGCTGGCCGCGGTCGGCGTCGCCGTCGTCGTGTTCTCGGTCGGCCATCTCCTTCGCTCGATCGCCGCGGCCATCACGCCCGGAGGCACGCCCGGCGAGTTCGTCGACGCCGCCCTCCGCGCCCGCATCCTCTCGCAGGGCCCGCGCATGGTCGTGCTCGGCGGAGGCACCGGCCTCTCCACCATGCTGCGCGGCCTCAAGCAGTACTCCAGCAACATCGTCGCCGTTGTCACCGTCACGGACGACGGCGGGTCCTCCGGCAAGCTGCAGCGGCAGCTCAACATCTTGCCGCCCGGCGACATCCGCAACTGCCTGGTCGCGCTCGCCGACTCGGAAGGGACGATGACCGAGCTCTTCCAGCACCGCTTCCGGGGCGAGAGCAGGGCCGAAGGACTGCGCGACCACGCGTTCGGCAACCTGCTGATCGCGGCGCTCTGCGACATCAGCGGCGGCGACTTCGAGGAGGCCGTCCGCCGAACGAGCACCGTCCTCAACATCCGCGGCCAGGTGCTGCCGAGCACGCTGTCGCACGTGCGGCTGTGCGCCGACATGGAGGACGGCAGCGTGGTGGAGGGCGAGACGAGCATCGCCGACTCACCGCTGCGCGTCCGGCGGATCTCGCTGAGCGACCCGGAAGCGGAGGCGCTCACTGAGGTGACGAGCGCCATCCTGGACGCCGACGTCGTGGTGATCGGCCCCGGCAGCGTCTACACGAGCGTCATCCCCAACCTGCTGGTCCGGGGCATTCCCGAAGCGCTGAACCGCTCGCGGGCGCGCAAGGTCTATATCTGCAACGTGATGACGCAGCCCGGCGAGACCAACAACTTCGCGGCCTCGGACCACGTGAAGGCGATCGAGGCGCATGTGCGGCGACCCGTGGTGGACTACGTCATCGCCAACACGGCCGTGCCGAGTCTGGAGCTGCTGGACAAGTATCGCCGAAGCGGGGCGGTGCTCGTCGAACCGGACTGCGACCGCATCCGCGCGATGGGGTACCGGCCCATCCCGGGCAGCTACATCAGCCAGACGGACGTCGTTCGCCACGACCCTGGCCGGCTCGCCGAGGCCATCATGCGCCTGCTTGTCTGA
- a CDS encoding MinD/ParA family protein: protein MMSDQAQGLRALVHASAATTAGTLEQTAPLARVIAVTSGKGGVGKTTLTCNLGIAMARAGARVVVLDADLGLANVHVLLGISPPCNLEGLLAGGATLAQVLLPTDYGIRVVAGASGVTQYSEMDAPRRERLRMALADLDAQADIVLVDTAAGLAPNVRAFICAAPEVIVVTTPDPTAIADAYATIKVASRENPTARVMLLPNMVGSEREALQVGERLRAVSRRFLSHEIEFLGHVPTDAAVGRAVRAQRPFAVASPSAPAVRAVEAVVQRLGWAAPPRAGGLTELIGRMSARVTGGRGAV, encoded by the coding sequence ATGATGTCCGACCAGGCTCAGGGGCTGCGCGCCCTGGTCCATGCCTCAGCAGCCACGACCGCCGGCACCCTGGAGCAGACCGCTCCCTTGGCGCGGGTGATTGCCGTCACGAGCGGCAAGGGCGGCGTCGGCAAAACCACCCTCACGTGCAACCTGGGCATCGCGATGGCGCGTGCCGGTGCACGCGTCGTCGTGCTGGACGCCGACCTCGGTCTGGCCAACGTTCACGTGCTGCTCGGAATCTCCCCACCCTGCAACCTGGAGGGCCTTCTGGCGGGCGGGGCGACGCTGGCCCAGGTGCTGCTCCCCACGGACTACGGCATCCGCGTCGTCGCGGGCGCCTCGGGCGTCACCCAGTACAGCGAGATGGACGCGCCGCGCCGCGAACGTTTGCGGATGGCGCTGGCCGACCTGGACGCGCAGGCCGACATCGTGCTGGTGGACACCGCGGCCGGGCTCGCCCCGAACGTGCGTGCGTTCATCTGCGCGGCCCCCGAGGTCATCGTCGTGACGACTCCGGACCCAACCGCCATCGCGGACGCCTACGCGACCATCAAAGTGGCTTCGCGCGAGAACCCGACTGCCCGGGTGATGCTCCTGCCCAATATGGTCGGCAGCGAGCGCGAGGCGCTGCAGGTCGGCGAGCGGCTGCGCGCGGTCAGCCGGCGGTTTCTATCGCACGAGATCGAGTTCCTTGGCCATGTGCCCACGGACGCGGCCGTGGGGCGCGCGGTGCGCGCGCAGCGGCCGTTCGCCGTCGCGAGCCCGTCGGCGCCGGCGGTGCGCGCCGTCGAGGCGGTCGTCCAGCGGTTGGGCTGGGCCGCGCCTCCACGCGCCGGCGGCCTGACGGAGTTGATCGGGCGCATGTCGGCGCGTGTCACCGGTGGCCGCGGGGCGGTATGA
- the glgA gene encoding glycogen synthase GlgA, with the protein MMARSLTILLASAEVAPIAKVGGLADVAGALPLALRALGHDVRVVMPAYPMVTEAPCTPGRAVLPEFPVPLGCGRTETAWVRQTALEGDVPVYLVGSPRYFSTATESRGIYVHEPDPYTFFGRAVAEMVPRLPGGWHPDVLHANDWHTGLVPVYVRASMGDAPAWSRCASVFTVHNLAYHGDFPREAFQCTGLPERLFTFESLEFHGRMSFIKGGLTCSDMTNTVSETYAREIQTPEYGCGLDGLMRHLAGQRRLRGIVNGIDYAVFDPATDSAIATNYAAEDPSGKARCRTALRRECGLPASRGTAVVGMVTRLADQKGFDIIAAAAERILAMPLQLVVLGLGDPRYEKMLTVLSERHPERVRVFVRFDTPLAQRIYAGSDMFLMPSRFEPCGLGQLIALRYGTLPVVRATGGLADTVIDADADPDRGNGFVFEPYTPEALLDALRRAVAALRKRDRWACLVRRAMRLDHSWKAPAARYVELYEAALRRAAAGRG; encoded by the coding sequence GTGATGGCTCGTAGTCTGACGATTCTGCTCGCCTCGGCCGAGGTGGCGCCCATCGCGAAGGTGGGCGGACTAGCGGACGTGGCGGGCGCGCTCCCGCTGGCTCTGCGCGCCCTCGGCCACGACGTGCGGGTGGTGATGCCTGCGTACCCGATGGTGACCGAGGCGCCCTGCACGCCCGGACGCGCCGTGCTGCCCGAGTTCCCGGTACCCCTGGGCTGCGGCAGAACCGAGACGGCCTGGGTGCGGCAGACCGCACTCGAGGGCGACGTCCCCGTTTACCTGGTGGGGAGTCCGAGGTACTTCTCCACAGCGACCGAGAGCCGCGGCATCTACGTCCATGAGCCGGACCCCTACACGTTTTTCGGTCGCGCGGTGGCCGAGATGGTGCCGCGCCTGCCGGGCGGGTGGCATCCGGACGTGCTCCACGCCAACGACTGGCATACGGGTCTAGTGCCCGTCTACGTGCGGGCCTCGATGGGCGACGCGCCCGCGTGGTCACGCTGCGCCAGCGTCTTCACCGTCCACAACCTGGCCTACCACGGCGACTTTCCGCGCGAGGCGTTCCAGTGCACGGGGCTCCCGGAGCGCCTCTTCACGTTCGAGTCGCTTGAGTTCCACGGACGGATGAGCTTCATCAAGGGCGGGCTGACCTGCTCGGACATGACGAACACCGTCAGCGAGACCTACGCGCGCGAGATCCAGACGCCCGAGTACGGATGCGGCCTTGATGGCTTGATGCGCCACCTTGCCGGGCAGCGCCGTCTACGCGGCATCGTCAACGGGATCGACTACGCCGTCTTTGACCCGGCAACCGACTCCGCCATCGCAACCAACTACGCCGCGGAGGATCCGTCCGGCAAGGCCCGATGCCGCACGGCGCTGCGACGGGAGTGCGGCCTGCCGGCATCGCGAGGCACCGCCGTCGTCGGCATGGTGACGCGACTGGCCGACCAGAAGGGGTTCGATATCATCGCCGCGGCCGCCGAGAGGATCCTGGCGATGCCCTTGCAGCTGGTGGTGCTCGGCCTGGGCGACCCGCGCTACGAGAAAATGCTGACCGTGCTCTCCGAACGCCATCCGGAGCGAGTCCGCGTCTTCGTGCGCTTCGACACGCCACTGGCGCAGCGCATCTACGCGGGGTCCGACATGTTTCTGATGCCCTCGCGCTTCGAGCCGTGCGGCCTGGGCCAGCTCATCGCGCTGCGGTACGGCACGCTCCCGGTCGTTCGCGCCACGGGCGGACTGGCCGACACGGTGATCGACGCGGACGCGGACCCGGATCGCGGCAACGGCTTCGTCTTCGAGCCCTACACACCCGAGGCCCTGCTGGACGCCCTGCGCCGCGCGGTGGCGGCCTTGCGCAAGCGGGACCGCTGGGCGTGCCTGGTGCGGCGCGCCATGCGACTCGATCACTCGTGGAAGGCGCCGGCTGCGCGTTATGTGGAGCTCTACGAGGCGGCGCTCCGGCGCGCTGCGGCGGGCCGCGGGTAG
- a CDS encoding ATP-binding cassette domain-containing protein translates to MCAIRVDDLSKTYRVTDREAGVGASLKSLFRRRYREVHAVQGVTFRVEPGEIVGFLGPNGAGKTTTLKVLSGLLHPTGGEATVLGHVPWRRERDLLRNLSLVMGNRNQLVWDIPAMESFLVNQAIYEIPEARFRATLDELVELLDLEPLLRKPVRGLSLGERMKCELAAALLHRPSVVFLDEPTLGVDLTMQTRIRRFVADHNRLHGATVILTSHYMADVTALCKRVIVIHHGHLLYDGPLGALAARIAPFKLVRLDVDREEAAADAERYGEVLSREGPKVVLRVRRPEASAIVSRLLADLPVVDLTVEDPPIEEVIDQVFQGATA, encoded by the coding sequence ATGTGCGCCATCCGCGTTGACGATCTGAGCAAGACCTATCGCGTCACCGATCGCGAGGCCGGTGTGGGAGCCTCGCTCAAGAGCCTCTTCCGCCGCCGCTACCGCGAGGTGCACGCCGTGCAGGGCGTCACGTTCCGGGTCGAGCCGGGCGAGATCGTCGGCTTCCTCGGCCCGAACGGCGCCGGCAAGACCACGACGCTCAAGGTGCTCTCCGGTCTGCTGCACCCCACCGGCGGCGAGGCCACCGTGCTTGGCCACGTGCCCTGGCGCCGCGAACGCGACCTGCTTCGCAACCTCAGCCTGGTGATGGGCAACCGCAACCAGCTCGTTTGGGACATCCCCGCGATGGAGAGCTTCCTGGTGAATCAGGCCATCTACGAGATCCCCGAGGCGCGGTTTCGCGCCACGCTGGATGAGCTCGTGGAGTTGCTCGACCTGGAACCGCTGCTGCGCAAGCCGGTCCGCGGCCTTTCGCTCGGCGAGCGCATGAAGTGCGAGCTCGCGGCCGCGCTGCTCCACCGCCCCTCAGTGGTCTTCCTGGACGAACCGACCCTCGGGGTCGACCTGACGATGCAGACGCGCATCCGCCGGTTCGTTGCCGACCACAATCGGCTCCACGGCGCCACCGTGATCCTCACCAGCCACTACATGGCCGACGTGACGGCGCTATGCAAGCGCGTCATCGTCATCCACCACGGTCACTTGCTCTATGATGGCCCGCTCGGCGCCCTGGCCGCGCGGATCGCGCCGTTCAAGCTCGTGCGCCTCGACGTGGACCGCGAGGAGGCCGCGGCGGATGCCGAGCGCTACGGCGAGGTTCTGTCGCGTGAGGGGCCCAAGGTCGTGCTGCGGGTGCGGCGGCCGGAAGCGTCGGCCATCGTCTCGCGCCTGCTGGCTGATCTTCCCGTGGTGGATCTGACCGTGGAGGATCCGCCCATCGAGGAGGTGATCGATCAGGTCTTCCAGGGGGCCACCGCGTGA